The genomic region agaactgaaacgagagtctcctccactggtgggggtgggtgaattcatctgcggaagggaatcaaaggtaaagattatggtggaaggaaaaagaaaaagagagcccggatggttttaaagaaagggggttagctcaaattttaatttctcttggtgttttataatgcatgcatgctggaagaaacgttgcctctcaaaagaaaatagggtgcctttttagggcatccttaaaaatataagtactggcccacggggcctaattagttagccacctatttctccctctatgcctaaggcctttcgtcctaggtctagcggtctagtcctgacgatccatagcagtttctaggcaagttttaaattttgaaaattggcattcatggtttattgtccttctctgtggtggaatttgctccgataccagttgtggcagaaccatccgaattattccagcttaagtgcctaagtcacgcctcagggggccgtaacacacttaaatcggaataacccgtcagtccttcagatctagtctgatagagccacttaaccaggatcaaactccacaatctcactcgaaggtgagtcacagaagaaatacaataaaataggaaacctcaaattaagtacggagttattacataaatcggagttttgagtagcaaataaagttcacaaaataaagtgcagcggataatcgatgttgtcggtatcgaggaatcgggcaaggcctagcccactactcctcgtgctcctctcctgccggagcaacatcccactcgaccgtccaacccggtggcagggtggtaggccaagtcacaccttcaaccatttcctgaatggtacctgcaaaaattgtgccacaagcaaggctgagtatactaatactcagctagacttaaccggtgtgaggagtctactcctctacctctagactatgcagttgtttggctgaggggtttggtttgccaaaagcactagctgtttctaaaagcaaattttagcttttcaaattctatcatcattaacttagctagatttgctccttctaagcatacatggtaacaatcaattagttcaatcatcaagttatctcatgtaaccacatttcacttcttactcgatgcagtacaaggaatcaagcagtctcattagctgcgagaagcagacgattcgaatcgagttttaaccttgcaaggtaaacctaaacacacggcatgtcagggtactccgaccccacacatgacaaccgtccccatcgattccccgttcgcgtccaggcctcaccgccttggcatacaatgctccactgaccccggctgccgccgtgcagtgaccgcacttgtacccaccatagctagcatgggagacccagtctcaggtcacatgagggataaagtccgcgcccggcttcactcaggtactaggtttaccggttaccatttttcccggcatgtgcttaatacgttcaaaagcttgactcaggtatccacacattaatccttaattcatttttttcccgtctcatggaaaggcatcctccctggatccaagtccatagaataACAtacatcccattatcaagatgaatacaatcaattcctgacctcgcgcgagtgctagaaaaatcactcgacttctaccgagatcctgattagcaagcagctactcgacctagcatactagtattcatctcaaaaaggaatcctaagttcatgcaactagaggtttcaagcaactcctacacttaagtgcacatttcaatcctacaagcattaagtgtagtaaagtagcatataataatacagttatgcataaaaccggggcttgccttcaattgctggggctgcggggagatcctcaatagcagcctctgaagcctgctcctggtcctcctcttggacaggtccttgctcggggatgagcacgtactctccgtcggcaagattacaatctaatgaatgcaatgcgtaagatatatgcatgatatgatatgtgctttttagaaatcacaactttaaaggtgtatgatcttttgagtttaaacaagttaactctacttatgtaagaccctttagtggtatacttggtaatttggtttaaacttagctaaggtaagtagtagattaaatttttggggtttcactgaattccttttaagtcttagtgagaattgataagcactcaagttagacttattggggtggggtttatttcttctttccttttcttttattctctttaatgttttggagtaggtttgaactacaagttgcttttataaagttctaaaaattctgcaaaaattacagtggcttggtactggtgtatgtttctctgtctaaaaatttggggatcagaaagtgaatagttttctctggacaaaattattaaattctagggcagaagaggtgctttgaactacaactattatttaacagtgggcaattcttgaaacttatttttgctggcttttaggtgttataacatgacttgatacaaatttctagtcattaataccttttaattatttttctatggttttctcaagtttctagccaaatgggtgctttctactaacaCTATATTTGAagcacatcaaacaacagagttcttatttttcttagttattattttgtgcaagagcaatcattctgaagtttggcatctttttgcttaagggaaggggtggtatgcattatttgaattaattggCCTTTCCCATAAAACACTAGCAATAggtgtgagtttgcttctttttcatgggtttgcatttttctctgataatttatctcatcatggacttagctaatttttggttgcccattatcactttaataggggttgctcatgatttatttggaaaatgccttattatcactttgtatttattttccttacttaaaaagttgggctgaggtgctctgtatttttgtagtggggctctggtggttgtaagtctactggatttttattaatcattttggttacagttttgctactctaataattgattctcagtccaaataaggctaaataaatcattttaatttaaaactggtccaaattaatggtctctgtatttttcctaggttctctattacataagcaaactaggaaaaataatcttattcactgttcattaatttctaatgcctttctgattttctctaagttttggacaaaatagctttaaatgaataactacatcataatttctaatgctggggttcctactatttttaaacagtgtctaaatgaggtttgaacatctacaaattttcctaagttcagcatagaagaaaaactaattttccttaattaaacaaggtttggtgggtctctgtttttaatttaaaactctaaaaattagaacagaaagcatagggtttattatttttaaatgatggttcataatattcaggagctagcaaaattggtttgacaactttttatgaagaattcatcaagttatgggttttctaagttctctggtcattttaaaaagaataacagaattggtttaatggaaatccactttgcactggggtccctggcgggtttttaagttttcctcgcgaatcagtccttaagctactattcacatgagtcactgacgttacagaaaacccctcgggttctacaaatcctaactcgaggtccttcttctaccttaaacagtaaccgcggcggaagaaagggcggaggggcttaccggcggcgaggttgctccggtgaagtggtcgaggacgtaggggaggtctcggggatcacaacggtgtgcgggtcaccgtcggagatggccggagtcggtcggtccacgcgcgcaggcggggatgctcgtcgacggcgaggagtccggcctggtcacggcgagatagttcaattggatgggtcagagaggttcacggggtgccagagaagacatgagcgcaaggaattgggcggagactcactggatagctcggtccacgcgcggcggcggaagaccgaagtccggtgaggccgatctcgggcctccggtgaagtccggccgggtccgagggcttggcaagatttacgggctactggcggagctagccgaagcactggcttgcccagaggatggctggagtaggctggccacgatggccgaagctctggcggcaatggcgggcggaattgagctcgccggagctaagggaaagtggttggccggtgagggtgagtgcggggcgaagtggggcgcgcctgggaaggctttataggcacggcgcggtgcacgtgcggtcgtggaccggcgagtgcgcgcgggcgtgcactgggaggcgcggtgcgcgaacgggcgtgaactgggggtgtcagccacggtcgaacacgtgttcccgttgcctctgcccctgttcaagcgccgattgggagcaaatcttcacgaatttgggcaagatcgctgtgaaggatttgttcacctgaccaagctttgtcttttgtgtatggacgtcgcgcggttttaggctagggacagagagttgtagcgtcaccaaggtgccagtgtcaggatgcatggtcccgaggtcaaaccgcgccaaaaccgtgtcaaatgaatttggtttgagttcaaacttttccaggatgtgttcaagggaatttggcacaactttgatatttggatctcctggctttgagttttgaaaaacagagaacacaaatgatctttgggaagaggtctgaaattcagaaattcagaaatctgaatttctccaagggttcatagttcaagggctgctttggggatttatttgagttattttggctaagctttctcaatctttcttgttgctcattaaatatactttaatttttataattggctcaagtcataattttaaacttttcatcccctttttcttattctCTTGCATTTTGCTtatagggctcacttagggtttttattagggttgcacattcttatctttttaaaagactcaattgttttgatcatgatacttttaagtatatacttggtgaattctttcttacttaggttaatttgatgctcatgcttactttgattcacatgaaataatggttcttggtttgacaTTTGAgataaaccctaggtgacactggggtgtcacacaccggacactgtccggtgcacatcggacagtccggtgcccccttctgaccgttggctctgccacgcgtcgcgcgcggattacgcgaccgaccgttggcccgaccgactgttggctcaccggacagtccgtacgccgttaattgcttcccgagagcagccagatgacagacgccggcctggcgcaccggacactgtccggtgcacccataccgagctgtctttggctgaacaaagccatcttcttttccaacttgatttctcctgtttccagcacttagacacaatacattagtctccaaaacaatgtactaagtcttagaaatatacctttttacttgatttgcactttgtccatcactttgcatagatcaacataagtccacttgtgttggcactcaatcaccaaaatacttagaaatggcccaagggcacatttccctttcagtacgaGGCGAGTCagtcatgctcctggcctttctctgtgcgtgccgtcgaggaggacatggtggcgcctgccacgcttaggttatcttggagacgaggagtccaggtctgagatattggacaaccaagtccTGTAACGTGGCAGCAATCGGCATATGCTAcgaagttggtggtggtgttgtgtcactTTGGCAGGTCCAGGGCtggaagacactcgcattctctaGCTTTTCTCGGATTGACGCcgggtgcgggtgcctctcggtttggagttGCTCCGGCTTGGTTTTTGTCTCCGCTtgtgtgctctctccctatatatctagcggtatactatctatgtcgcctccagatacCTAGGTCTTCGTCATGTCATTCTCCAGCAACGAACAGGTATGTCTGCCTCTTAccttcccctcctgctctacgaaaccttagaAGTGGAGGAGGCGAGAGATGAGTCTCTGATTTGCTACCTATGGTACCCGTGCGTTCAtaaaaatattatgcgaagagcgAAGATAATCAATAAAAATCTTGATATATTTTTTATGGATAATTtacttggatattgttgtgagccATCGCAACGCACGAGTAACCGACTGTTATCTATTTTATATTTAACTTTTTCCATATAATATCTTAAACTGAATGGTTTAATTACACGTTTGTACCGAATAATTAATTGCACATGATATATCCTCCTGTATGGGATGGCTTGGCTGACCTCCTGCCATTTGCCTCCAAGCTCCCAGGCCAGGCTCAAACGGACGAGACGAACGATTGGACGGACCTGATCCTgaccgacgggggcggttcgtttGAAAGTCAGCAGCGACAAATGCGACGCGGGGTGGACTCGCCCCGTCTCCTCCTTCCGCACCCCCCTTTTCCCTCCATCCAATCCAGGCCTTCATTGCCTGAGCCGAACCTCCCAtccaccacctcctccctccGCCGCCCCTGGACCTCCCTCCCAGCGAGTCAATCGCCCACAACACACGCGGTTCGTTCTTACTGGTTTCCAGGAGGGAGGTGTTTTTTTCCCATTTTCTTTGTGTGTGTTTGCGCTGCTGCCTTCTTATCAAGTCTTCTTGCACGTCCTTCTCTTCTCTCCCGGATTCATGCTTGGCGATATTTAGACTGTTTTCGTCTGAGATTCTTTCTGCCTCCTGCGTTCTTGGTCCCCGGCCAGCAGTCGGCAATATCGCTCTGTCGATCCTCCTGATACTTCGTCTTCCATTGGTTTTTTAATCCCATGTGAGCAGCAGCAGTAAGAAGAGGATCTGATTCGATCGGAGGAGACCTAGTGACGCCGCCAAATCGAATCGAATTTCTTGGCAACAGCAACAGTAACAAAAACTAGATTCTGGATTCGTCCCATTTTTTGCACTAGGGAAATAAAATGAGGCTGGTGGTACGCGTCATCGAGGCGCGGGGCCTCCCGCCCACGGACGCAGACGGGACGCGGGACCCCTACGCCAAGGCGCAGCTCGGGAAGCAGCGGGCCAAGACCAAGGTGATGCGCAAGACGCTCTGCCCCGCCTGGGACGAGGAGTTCGCCTTCCGGGTCGGGGACCTCAGGGACAACCTCCTCGTCTCCGTGTTCCACGAGGACCGCTACTTCGCCGCCGACGTCCTCGGCCAGGTCAAGTTGCCCCTCACCGCCGTGCTCGACGCCGACAACCGCACGCTCGGAACGCAGTGGTACCAACTGCAGCCCAAGAGCAAGAAGTCCAAGCTCAAGGATTGCGGTAAGGACACACCTTGCCACTTTTCTTGTTTTAtttatttgcacttcattcaattTGTGATTTTTGTTTCCCGTCTAGTTAGTTAGTCAGTTAATTAGTCGCCCCATATCACATGATGATACTCTGTGTAGCGGTAGTGCTACTAGGACTAGGAGAGATAACTCCCAAAACATGCTTGTTTCCTGATGATGGCTTTTGTAGGAGAAATTCGTCTCAACGTTTCTCTGGCTCAAAACTACTCTGAAGAAGAGACGACGGCACCTGCACATTGGGCCTCAGATGACCTTGCATCAAATTCAGACAAATCAACTGAATTGGTGAAAGGATCTTCTTTGCTGAATGTTCCTATTGAAGTATCCACAGCAGTACCAGAGATCTATGAGATAGAAGCTGCCGAGGAGGATAAATCAAACGCTGCTCCATCATTTGTCAACAAGCTATATCAAATGTTTAATAGTAAACCAAAAGATACAGAAGCTTCTGCCCCACTTCCCTCCAAGCTGAACGACCCTTCAGATATTGCCGAAGAAACACTGTCAACCAGCTCTGAAGCTCCTGAGAAGCAGGATCATGATGTCAGTGCAACTATGACCTTTGATGAGCTACTAAAGGCCTTCGGTTCTCAGCATGAAGGGAAAGAAATGCCTGAAAATTTGTCTGGTGGAGTTGTTCTTGATCAAGTTTATGCTGTTGCACCGAGTGACCTGAACACACTTCTTTTCTCTCCAAGTTCAGACTTTCTGCAGTCACTTGCGGAGATTCAAGGAACTACAGGTCTTGAAATTCAACAATGGCGACTTGAAAATGACGGTGAAATCCTGAGGAGGGTGGTAAGCTACACAAAAGCTCCTACCAAACTAGTTAAGGCCGTGAAAGCAACAGAGGACATGACATATTTGAAGGCAGATGGAGAGATGTTTGCAGTTTTTGCAGATGTTAGTACTCCTGAAGTTCCTTTTGGCAATACTTTCAGAGTGGAGGTTTTGACCTGTATAATGCCAGGACCTGAACTACGAGGTGACGAAAAATCTTCACGTCTTATGGTCTCTTGGCACATAAATTTTGTCCAAAGTACCATGATGAAGAGCATGATTGAAAATGGAGCCAAACAAGGCTTGAAGGATAACTATGTTCAGTTCTCTGAGCTGCTGGCTAAACATTGTAGGCCAGTTGATACAAAAGATACAACTAGCAGTAATGAAGTGCTTTCTTCTGTGCAACCAGAGCAAGAATCTGACTGGAAGCTAGCTTTTCGAATATTTGGAAATTTCGCACTTTTGTCCTCAGTTTTTGCATTTTTTTATGTTTCTGCACACATCATCCTTGCAAGCCCTAGTATAATTCAAGGTCTTGAGTTCCCGGGCCTGGACCTGCCAGATTCTGCTGGTGAAGTTGTAGTTTGTGGAGTTCTTGTTCTACAAGGACAGCGTGTGCTAAATATGATTGCACGATTTATCCAGGCGAAGAGGCAGAGAGGTAGAGCACATATCTTTTTATGTTGTTTCTTTTTGGCGGGTAGTGTAATACATTCTTTACCTAAGTGTCAATTCATTAGAGGACACATGCACTAACTGGTGAAATTTGAATAGATAAATCCTGCAGTACATGGCATTCAAAGCCACAAGAGCATGTAGGGGTTATTCTTTCAATTCCAGTGCTTCCTAATAGGACTAACATGTTACTTTATTTTTCTTTGATTCAACAAAACTTCCAGGTTTCAGATACTGTTCTGGATAATTACTCTTACAATCTTCCTTATTGATCTTTTGGATTGTATATTAGGTGATCATGGAGTCAAAGCACAAGGGGATGGCTGGTTGCTGACTGTTGCTCTGATGGAGGGAACCAACTTGGCAGCAACCAAATCATCTGGTTACTCTGATCCATATGTTGTATTTACATGCAATGGGAAGACAAAGACAAGTTCGATTAACTTTCACACCCTTGACCCTCAGTGGAATGGTAAATCTATACCGTTCCCTTCTCTGTTTTTCATGATCCGTTAGAGTTAATTTGACATAAATTGTCAAGCAGCTTctcttatatattttttatttaccAGCAATTTTTAGTTTTGTGGCTCCATTGCTTCAGCACTTCTGTTGGGCATTTCATATATTTATCTGTAATCTGGTCCCATATAGAACTGCAAGTTGCTGAGTTGTGTGCTATAACCTTTTCAAAACTTGCAGAAATTTTTGAATTTGACGCCATGGAAGATCCTCCATCAGTGATGAAAATACATGTGTATGATTTCGATGGACCCTTTGACGAAGTTGCATCCCTTGGTCATGCTGAAGTGAATTTCTTGAAATATAATAATATATCCGAGCTTGCTGACATTTGGATTCCTTTGAAAGGAAAGCTGGCTCAAGCATGCCAGTCAAAATTGCATCTAAGAATCTTCTTAAACAATACAAGGGGTACTGAAGTCGTGAAGGATTACCTGGATAAAGTGGAGAAAGAAGTTGGCAAAAAGGTGATAATTTCCTCTCTTTTCATCAATTGTGGCCAGTAATCCAGTATAATCCTATCTTGACAATATATTGACTTACACAGAATTCATTCTACAGATTGCTATGAGGTCTCCTCACACAAACTTAGCATTCCAGAAAATCTTTTCTTTGCCACCAGAAGAATTTCTTATCAATGATTTTACTTGTCACTTAAAGAGGAAAATGCTAACACAGGTAAATGTTCATTACACTTATTTGCATTTTGTGCTTCGTTTTATCGCATAATAATGTGGGTGAGCCTCTAACCAGTTCATAATACTTCAACACCCTTGTTCTCATTATCCTAGAGACGAGCTGTCAGATTTATGCACATGAATTGTTATGCCAGGGGTAGGCAAATCTTCAGATGGTAGTCAGACTTTTCACCTTCTATTCCAGATCCTTCGGATTAGCTATGATCCGACTTCGCAATCCTGTTTGAACATTATATTTAACTTATTTGTCTACTTGTCTTGATTCAATTATTCAAATCAGTGATTACTTAAGGGCATCACTGTTACTTTACAACAAACTAAGCATAACCTTTTCATGTCATCATGCCTGAGAACTAAATCATGTCTGCCTGTGTTGCAGGGTCGTATTTTTCTATCTCCAAGAATATTTGGGTTTT from Zea mays cultivar B73 chromosome 6, Zm-B73-REFERENCE-NAM-5.0, whole genome shotgun sequence harbors:
- the LOC103629998 gene encoding C2 and GRAM domain-containing protein At1g03370 isoform X1, with translation MRLVVRVIEARGLPPTDADGTRDPYAKAQLGKQRAKTKVMRKTLCPAWDEEFAFRVGDLRDNLLVSVFHEDRYFAADVLGQVKLPLTAVLDADNRTLGTQWYQLQPKSKKSKLKDCGEIRLNVSLAQNYSEEETTAPAHWASDDLASNSDKSTELVKGSSLLNVPIEVSTAVPEIYEIEAAEEDKSNAAPSFVNKLYQMFNSKPKDTEASAPLPSKLNDPSDIAEETLSTSSEAPEKQDHDVSATMTFDELLKAFGSQHEGKEMPENLSGGVVLDQVYAVAPSDLNTLLFSPSSDFLQSLAEIQGTTGLEIQQWRLENDGEILRRVVSYTKAPTKLVKAVKATEDMTYLKADGEMFAVFADVSTPEVPFGNTFRVEVLTCIMPGPELRGDEKSSRLMVSWHINFVQSTMMKSMIENGAKQGLKDNYVQFSELLAKHCRPVDTKDTTSSNEVLSSVQPEQESDWKLAFRIFGNFALLSSVFAFFYVSAHIILASPSIIQGLEFPGLDLPDSAGEVVVCGVLVLQGQRVLNMIARFIQAKRQRGDHGVKAQGDGWLLTVALMEGTNLAATKSSGYSDPYVVFTCNGKTKTSSINFHTLDPQWNEIFEFDAMEDPPSVMKIHVYDFDGPFDEVASLGHAEVNFLKYNNISELADIWIPLKGKLAQACQSKLHLRIFLNNTRGTEVVKDYLDKVEKEVGKKIAMRSPHTNLAFQKIFSLPPEEFLINDFTCHLKRKMLTQGRIFLSPRIFGFYTNLFGHKTKFFFLWEDIEDILLVPATLSSMGSPSLVIILRKDRGMDAKHGAKQLDSQGRLKFHFQSFVSFNVAHKTITALWKARSLTPEQKVQLVEEESETEDFQNEEGESLLGIEDAKMSGVFSCTKPFDVSTLMGIFEGGPLECRVMEKVGCMDYSVTAWEPVRADIYQRQVHYKFDKKSARHGGEAMSTQQKSPLSNKNGWLVEEVMTLEGIPVGECFNLHIRYQLESNASKHKTCTIQVFIGIVWLKSCKNRKKITQDVATSASSRLKKIFNQLEKESIPAK
- the LOC103629998 gene encoding C2 and GRAM domain-containing protein At1g03370 isoform X2, which translates into the protein MRLVVRVIEARGLPPTDADGTRDPYAKAQLGKQRAKTKVMRKTLCPAWDEEFAFRVGDLRDNLLVSVFHEDRYFAADVLGQVKLPLTAVLDADNRTLGTQWYQLQPKSKKSKLKDCGEIRLNVSLAQNYSEEETTAPAHWASDDLASNSDKSTELVKGSSLLNVPIEVSTAVPEIYEIEAAEEDKSNAAPSFVNKLYQMFNSKPKDTEASAPLPSKLNDPSDIAEETLSTSSEAPEKQDHDVSATMTFDELLKAFGSQHEGKEMPENLSGGVVLDQVYAVAPSDLNTLLFSPSSDFLQSLAEIQGTTGLEIQQWRLENDGEILRRVVSYTKAPTKLVKAVKATEDMTYLKADGEMFAVFADVSTPEVPFGNTFRVEVLTCIMPGPELRGDEKSSRLMVSWHINFVQSTMMKSMIENGAKQGLKDNYVQFSELLAKHCRPVDTKDTTSSNEVLSSVQPEQESDWKLAFRIFGNFALLSSVFAFFYVSAHIILASPSIIQGLEFPGLDLPDSAGEVVVCGVLVLQGQRVLNMIARFIQAKRQRGDHGVKAQGDGWLLTVALMEGTNLAATKSSGYSDPYVVFTCNGKTKTSSINFHTLDPQWNEIFEFDAMEDPPSVMKIHVYDFDGPFDEVASLGHAEVNFLKYNNISELADIWIPLKGKLAQACQSKLHLRIFLNNTRGTEVVKDYLDKVEKEVGKKIAMRSPHTNLAFQKIFSLPPEEFLINDFTCHLKRKMLTQGRIFLSPRIFGFYTNLFGHKTKFFFLWEDIEDILLVPATLSSMGSPSLVIILRKDRGMDAKHGAKQLDSQGRLKFHFQSFVSFNVAHKTITALWKARSLTPEQKVQLVEEESETEDFQNEEGESLLGIEDAKMSGVFSCTKPFDVSTLMGIFEGGPLECRVMEKVGCMDYSVTAWEPVRADIYQRQVHYKFDKKSARHGGEAMSTQQKSPLSNKNGWLVEEVMTLEGIPVGECFNLVQHFDQPLSKGKIEAIKNLLENGKQLKKKARGTKVAPAVLACPSALG